The nucleotide window ACTCTGATAAATATAtagtcaaaaatttaaaaagttcttaaaaactaaaagttttttttaaagcttattgtaaggattacatgagataatgtgCCTAGAACACAGGGTTGGATTCAATTgacatttcaatatatatttttggggcgcctgggtggctcagtcggttgagcgccgactttggctcaggtcacgatctcgcggtccgtgagttcgagtcccgcatcgggcccctgtgctgacagctcagagcccggagcctgtttcagattctgtgtgtctccctctctctgaccctcccccgttcatgctctgtctctctctgtctcaaaaataaataaacgtaaaaaaaaaatatatatatatatattttttttctttcttccccactctGGGAGTGACTATTTTCACAGATATAGTAATAATGGCCTCCATATAGTGTGTTCTATGTGCTAGGCTTAATTTCCATGCATTGTTTCACTTAATAAAACCTAAAAGGCATGggtccttttatttattccccATTTGCTCATAGGAAAACTAAGGTTCTGCGGTGACAAATCTCTTCTCCACTTGTTAGAAAGTGACCAAGCCTGGATTTACACCAAGGCAGTCTGTTCATGACACCACTCCATCCCCTCCAGGTTCAGCTCAGAGTATTGCATAAAGGTATGCTTTGAACCTTGGAAATCATCTACCCCAACTGTCTCAgtttatacaaagaaaacacGCTAGAAAGGGGAAGGGCTTTGGTCAAGAACACCTAATAAATCTGTGACTGAGCCAGGATGAGAACCCAGTGTTTGGATTCCTGGATCAGGGTATTTTCCAGTGCCCACAGGCAAGGCTGCTCACCCATATAGCATACTTCCTCTGAACCCTGCCTTGGAGACAACTGGTGCCCACAGATAGACCTGCGGGTTCTCACTCACATCCCTCACCCACCCGCACAGCTCAGGCCACTCAGGACCCAAAGGTAGGAGTGGGGCCCTGGGAGAGTGGAGGCATGGTGACCCTCTACTGCAGGCAGCCTTGAGAAGTAGGGTAGTTAGGGTCACAGCGAAGGCAAGGGCAGACCCTCTGAACTTTGGCAGGAATGGGGGTGGGAAAGGAGGCTATGTGCAAGAGGTCCTTGTTCCTGTCCCCCCTCAGGCTCTCCTGAGTCACTTGCTCTGAGGTTGGGGCACATTCTTGAAGGGGATGGTCACAGGGATTCCAGGCCCTCTCAGGCCCTAGGCCAGTTTCTATTCTTCCTGGGGCTGAAACCAACTCCCACCTCAGACTCAGCACCCGGTTTCCACATGGTAATATAATGACTCACTCCATTCCTATCTTGGGACCTCCTTGGACTTGGGGCAAATCGCTCCAAGTCCAGACCTGGGGTTGGTGGGAAGGGTCATCAGCCCAAGTCCCATTTCCCAGGGAGGAGGGGTGTCCCATGTATCTAGTGGAGGGTTTGACCCACGTTCAAAAGAGCACGATTGGCCCTCTTTCTCCATCCTTGTTGCGCGGCTCCCACATCCCATCCCGCCGGGCCAATCCAGGGAATGTTGGAGCATTAAGgacccctccctttcctcttgtCACCTCATCGCCCTGGCAAGTCCACTGGGGAAGCAAACCCTGCAGCCTAGTGGACCAAGCGATCCTGTCCGCGGGGAGCAGCGCCCTCGTGTGGCCTCCAGGAGAAACGCGTTTATTtcccagcaccctcccccccaacccccctccccacccccgcccctttcTATGCTCTCATTGAACAAGAATTTATTGAGTGCCGTTAGGTACCTGCTCTGGGGGCCCCGGGGAAGAAGATAGGTAAAATACCTGCTCTGTGAACGGtacattccagtgtgtgtgtaggtgtgtgggggcggggggggggggaggtgcaggcAATATACGACAAATACACGAGGCAGATACTAGTAGTGATAActgttagaaagaaaatgaaactgagaAATGTGATGGAAAAACAGGGCtggatggaaaaaaagaaaaaggtctccTTGAATGGGTAACGTCTAAGATGACACTTAGGTGACAGGGATCCAGTCATGTAACCatctggaaggaaaacttcccttGCAGAGATGAGAACTAGAAGACCCCCAGGCAGGAACAGGCTTTACATAATAGACAAAGACCAGGACAGCTAGAAAGGAATCAGCAAGAGAGAATGGTACGAGATGTGGTCATGGAGGTAGGCTAGGGCCAGACTACAGATTTTATAGGTCATGACGgagtttgatttttcttctagaagtaaTAGGAATGTATTGGGTGAGGTTTGAGAAGAGTAACATAGCTTGATTACCTTTTAAAACAATTCCTATGGCTGCTGTGCAGAGAATGAACTTTGGCCAAGGAAGAGTGGAGGCAGGGGGATTATTGCAAGAGATTAAAAGCTATAGAGATAATTCAGGTGACACATGGTGGTGGCTTGGAACAGGGCAGAAGTGGAGGATGTGGGAGATGTGGTTGGATGCTGGGTTTACTTTGAAGGAAGAGCCAAAAGGACTTGCCaatagaccacattttcttcTGCTCCTTTGGCCCTGGGAACTCCATACACACACTCTAGTTGGCTCCTCTATCCTCACTGGGGGTCTGGGTTACAGAGGCAGACCCCAGGGACCCAGCTAAATTGCAAAGTTTCCAGGATCAAACAAAGGAATTTAAGACTCAGGCGTTGTGTTCTCCATGAACTGTCTCCACTTGCCATTATTAGCCCATTTAATGGGAGGGGACTCTGCCTGTTGTCTCCCTTACTCGATCTAGCCTGGCTTCTATAGCCCTAGTTACTCATTAAGACATTTGTTTATCCAAATAGGGGCCCTTAGGGTGTATTGGTGACACCCAAAACAGTCCTGGGGGTGGTGATGTTTGTATCTGATACAGAGTAGGGGGCAGGATCATCTGATGGTCTCAGTCTTCAGACCCAGGCCAGTGACTTACTCATGTTAATTTACACAAAACACAGTGGGGTCAGACCTGATCCCACAGAAAATGCACACAACATTTTTGCCCCAGGCTGGGCATTTCTTTAGATCCTGGGAAAGATCAGGCTAGCCTTACAAACATTCTCGGGCAGCAAGGGCTGgggaaagcaagcaagaaaggggATTACCCAGTTGGCTCTGGAGCCAGCAGGCCCTGCTCTGTTTGTGTTGTGCTTCATGGAGGGTGGGGGTGCATTATAAATGCAGCCAGCCAGAGGGCCCCTGGCTCAAAACCTAGGACTCAAAACCTAGGACTGCACCATCCCTGGGAGTCTGTGCAAGCCTCCCCAAGATGAAGCTGCCAGGCCAGGAAGAGTTTGAAGTCTCCAGTGCTTGTGAAAATGTGCCCACAGGAGAGCTGGAGAATGGCCCTGGCTCTTGCCCCAGCCCTGACGGCACCTCAGACACAGACAGAGGGGATCAGGGGATACCCACGGACCCTCTGCTCTTCATTCAGCTGAATGAACTTCTGGGCTGGCCCCAGGCACTGGAgtggagagagacaggcaggtgAGTGGGACCCAGGGCAATTTTACGGGGtcttgccccttccccagctggtGACTCCTCCTGTTTGGGGAGATGCTCTGCCCCAATTAAGAGTTCCTCTCTGTGCTCTCCAATTCAGGCCCTCACCCTCCATGATGCTCAGTTTTCTCTGCAGTCTACTTTTGAGTTCCCCAAGACCCCAGATGAGGGGTGAATGTCCAGGAAGGGGCATGCTATGCACCACTGggcccagcctccccccccccccccattgctcTACTTTCCCTGGCTCTCCTGTGTTCCCACAACCTGGACCTGGGAGAGATGGCCCCAATAACACAGTCTATTCCTCTCCACCACAGGTGGGTGCTGTTTGAGGAGAAGCTGGAGGTGGGTGCAGGCCGGTGGAGTGTCCCTCATGTGCCCACCCTGGCACTGCCCAGCCTTCAGAAGCTCCGCAGCCTACTGGCCGAGGGCCTTGTGCTGCTGGACTGTCCAGCTCAGAGCTTCCTGGAGCTCGTGGGTATGCTGGGAGCCTGTACAGGGAGGGCCTGAGTAGCTATGCCATTTCCCTAAGACTTCCCCCCAAAGCCTTGGAACTTTCCAGAGCTCACCCCACTGCACCCTAGGGATTATCCGTCCCTGTCACAGGGAGGAGATGGAAAAGCAGAATGGAGGAGCAACTTTCCTGAGATTCCCAGAAGGGAAAGGGagccaggcagaggggaaaggggaagagtgtGGGGACAGGGAGCTCTCAGGAGAGGGTTGAAGCCCCATCTCTATTCTTTAGAACAGGTGACAAGAGTGGAGTCGCTGAGCCCAGAGCTGAGAGGGCAGCTGCAGGCCTTACTGCTGCAGAGACCCCAGCATCTCATCCAGCCCACAGGCACCAGGCCCTGCCAGGGTGAGaggcccctccctgggcccaggaCCAAAAGCCCTGGGTGGGAGGGTCCCAGATCCCCCCTGCGCTTCTTGGACTAAGAGCAGCCTAACCTTGGCTCAGACCTCTCAACCCGGGGCCTCAACCCAGGCCTCGTGGGTGAGAAGTGGAGGTAACGGTGAGGGGAGAAGAATGGAGGGGCCAGAGTTTTGTGAAGGGACGCTCTTGACAGGCACCGTGCCAGGAGCTTTACATGCAGTatattctcatttcatcttcacaaccATCCGGTGAGGCAGTACCACAATTAGCCCCATTTTagtgatgagaaaactgaagctcaatgAGGGGAACTCTAGTTTTCATAGTTTATCACAGGTAAACCTGGTCAGGGAGCCCTGGTGTGTCCACCTCCAAAGCCTGTACTCTTACTCTCTGCCTGATCGTGTTTCGAAGGGTCTGCTCATCCAGGAGAGGCTTCTCACAATGAGGAAGCCCCGCTGAAGGAACAGGTTTGTGGTCCTTCcttgggcagggctgggagaggagtCAGGCCTCATTATTAATCAGTACCCTACCAAAATCTGCCTTCCCACGTAACCACTCATCCATGTGTCTCCTTGAACCCCCCATCCAGCGTCAGAACCCTCTGAGACGGAAGCTGCCTCAAGGGGCTGAGGCAGGGGCTGTGCTGGCAGGAGAGTTGGGCTTCCTGGTACGGCCCCTGGGGGCCTTTGTACGACTGCGGGATCCAGTGGTGTTGGGGCCCCTCACTGAGGTGCCCCTTCCCAGCAGGTGAGGCTGTTGGGAGTCGGGGGTCCTGGAGCCCAGAAGGATCTCTACTGGGGAGGGGGTTGAGAAGTCTCTGGTTCAGTTCTCTGAGGGGGCGTGAGTGGGGATGGTGCtcaggggtctggggagggggtggtggtcaGGGCTGCAAAGTAGGTGTGAACATGATGAGCGTATGAATGGGGGCTGGTAGGAAGGTCAGAGGTCAGGGCTGCCTTGTGGGATAGCAGTCTCTTATTTTCTCTGGGGCCTGGTTCCTCCCTCAggtttttctgtctcctccttggTCCCTCCACACTGGGAAGGGGCTATCATGAGATGGGCCGGGCCATGGCCGTCCTCCTCAGTGACCGGGTGAGCTGGGCAGGCAAGCgcgtgcgtgtgtgagtgtgtgcacgcacgtgcactTTTGCCAGTGAGAGTGCACACTGTGGCCTCTAGATGTGACCGAATACAGCAGTGAGGCAGAGTGTGGCTTTGTGTCTGTGCACATGAGGACTTAAGTTTTCTTGGCTACCAATGTAGCCCCCTTAACTAGGACACTGCTGGCACACGGTAGGCCCCCAATACTCACTGCATGCATGTATTAATGAAGGAATGCTTGAATGACTTGTGTCTAGCTTTGAGATTGTAAAGATTCATGTAAAGGTCCAGATCGGCATTTACTGCCCCTTTCTGCCCCTATCCCTAGCAATTCCAGTGGTCAGTTCGTCGGGCCAGCAGCCTTCATGACCTTCTGGCAGCCTTGGATGCCTTCCTAGAGGAGGTGACAGTGCTTCCTCCAGGTCGGTGGGACCCGACAGCCCGGATCGCCCCACCCAAATGTCTGCCTTCCCAGCACAAAAGGTATATGGGGGGTCTTCTCCACAGACCTTGGGTCCAGTTCCACTGTTCAGGAGGGGAGGGGATCCCAGGAAAGGGATACTTATCTTTGTATTCAGGGTCTGCTGGCAGAGATAAGAGCAGCCACCAGGAGGCAGCAGGCCCAGTCACGTTTTGGTTGGAGATCCTCAGGCAACCTGGGTTCCCCTTCTCTTCAGGCTCCTCTCACAACTGAGGGAGGTCAAGGGCCCATCTGCCCAGCATGGGGCCCTGGCTGAGGACAGACATGGTCACTGGCCACATGTGCCCAGCCCAGAGTTACAGTGGACAGGCAGGTGAGGTGAGCTGGGTGAGAGCAGGGGTAAGggtcctgggaggggagaggggtcacAGGGGCACAGAGGTGTATGCTCATGATGGAGGGGCTCAGCCAGTCACAGGGAAGGTAGCAGGGATAGGGGCGTGGGGTGTGGGCACTTGGGTCACTGACAAACCATGGGTGGGAGGCTGTTTGGGGGCCTTGTCCAGGATGTGCGTCGGAAGGCCTTGTGGTACACCAGTGACTTCCTGGACGCGCTGCATCCCCAGTGCTTCTCGGCTGTGCTCTACATCTACCTGGCCACCATCACTAACGCCATCACTTTTGGGGGTCTGCTGGGGGAAGCCACCGATGGTGCTCAGGTGAATCGGGAGATGTGAGGGGGGGCAGGCACAAGTTTCAGTATTCTGCTAGCTACCCCTGGGGCAATGGGTCGGCCGTGGAGGCTCCCTGGAAGCTTGGGTGGCTGTACTGAGGACTCCGGTGTCCTGTGCTGACAGGGTCCTCCGCCGGCTTCTAGGGGGTGCTGGAAAGTTTTCTGGGCACTGCAGTGGCTGGAGCTGCTTTCTGCCTGTTGGCTGGCCAGCCCCTCACCATCCTCAGCAGCACGGGGCCAGTGCTGGTCTTTGAACGCCTGCTCTTCTCCTTCAGCAGGTAGGAGAACGCCCCCACCCTCACCAGACCCTCACTAGCTGCACTCTTGGCCTGATCCTGGCTGGGTCAATAGGGAAGGGAGGGAACTGTCTGTTTGGCTCCAGGGGTACCTAACCTGGGGTAAGTGGGGAGCAGAACAGCCCTGGCAATCCCTGCCTGTCTCACTCCCCCAGAGATTACAGCTTGGACTACCTGCCTTTCCGCCTATgggtgggcatctgggtggccacCTTTTGTCTGGCACTAGTGGCCACAGAGGCCAGCGTGCTGGTACGCTACTTTACCCGCTTCACCGAAGAAGGCTTCTGTGCCCTCATCAGCCTCATCTTCATCTACGATGCTGTTGGCAAAATGCTGAGCTTGACCAGTGCCTATCCCATCCAGAGCCCTGGCTCTCCTGCCTACGGCTGCTTATGCCAGTACCCAGAcctgggaggtgggtgaggggaataCGGAGCTGGAAGAGATGGGGGAGGatgcgggagggggaggggatgtcCCCTTGCTGTCCCCCTTGTTAAGTTCAACAAAATCCTGAATACTTTCCTGATGACCAGCTTCTCTTCCCCACTTTTGTTTTGAATCCATTGAGAAGTAACAGAGGAGGCCCagtattatcttttattttttaagtttatttatttattttgagaaatagagcaagcagggaagggcagagagagagggagaggatcccaagcaggatcttcactgtcagcgcagagcccaagatggtctcaaagtcacgaaccacgagatcatgacctgagccgaagtcagacacttaaccgactgagccacccaggtgccccaatatcatCTTTATTTCTGACAGTGCTGATAGAAGAACATGCTTATATCTATGGGGAAATGGGCTTCCTAACaatgaaaccaaaattaaataGATTTACCCACCCAGTCATGGCTGCCCTGGACAGGGACTGTCTTGCCACAGAAGGGCAGAGCTAAGTTGCATGCACAGGGCAGGCAGCTTATTCCCaagagtggggagaggaagggacagggagaggcatGCTCCATTCCTTCTCTCAAATTCACCAATCGAACAAATTGCTGCTCTTCCCTAGTCTGAGTGACTGACTGAGGGGGAGAGCAGCTCAGAGTTTTACACTTGCACATACCCCTGCACAAGGAAGCAGCAGGAATGGGGAAGAGATATCCTCTCAAGAGCGCCAGACTCTGTGTTAGGCATGAGCAAAACCAGTTCTGGTCCTGATAGAAACCCACAGATTGGTGTGCTCATCTTTTAAGCAAACATTTGCTAGGCATCTGCTCTGGCTGGTCCTATGCCGGGCACCAGGGATACAGAGACGTAAGGAATTGGTAGGGACTGGGAGATGTCCTGAGGAGCACAGCATTTAGGGTCAGAAGACAGATGAGTCAGAACTAAGAACTTTCTGGCTCAGTTGGATCCATGAGATCAGGCTCCTGAGGGGCTGGAGAAGCTTTCCAGAGGAGGCACATATACCCAAATTGTTCTCTGCTTCCCAGGAAATGAGTCTCAGTGGAAGGAGACAGAACCAAAAGACAGAGATGACATCTCAAGCATGGTGAGGGCCAGTTCCTGGGAGAGTCCTGGGAAAGACATGGTGGAAGCCAAAGAAGTCAGTGGTTCCTGGCTTTTCCCTCCCCACAGGCTAGGGAAACCATTACAGTTCACAGAAGCCCAGACATTTGCTGTGGCTGGAGACCTCCTATCCTGGGTCCTTGGTGTCTCAGTGAGTGTCAGTCAATGTTTATTCTGCCACCCATAACCCCATACCTGAACACCCCTCCATACAGGACCTAGGCCTGGTCAATGCCTCCTTGCTGCCCCCACCTGAGTGTGCCCGACGGGGAGGCCACCCTCGTGGTCCCGGCTGTCATATAGTCCCAGACATCGccttcttctctgtcctcctcttcctTACTTCTTTCCTCATAGCCACGGCCCTCAAGCATGTAAAGACAAGCCGCTTCTTCCCCTCTGTGGTGAGTGTTACCTCTGTCTGTGGGAGAGTACTGCCTCTTGGCCTTGGGCCCTGTCTGTGAATGGGAAAGGGTAAagagggagggggctggcagGCCTGAACCTGACCAAGTGTCCACTGTGTGGCCAGGTGCGCAAAGTGCTCGGTGACTTCTCCTCAGTCCTGGCCATGCTGCTGGGCTGTGGCCTCGATTCCTTCCTGGGTCTAGCCACACCAAAGCTCATGGTGCCCAGCGAGTTCAAGGTGAGAGCTGGGAGTGTAGAACAGAGGGGAGAGCAGGGCCAGCAGACAGGACtttggaggaggaagatgaaTGGATACCAtgcttttcttcctctgagcttccatttccttgctcataaaatacaaatagtaataataatgacctcacggagttgttgtgaggattaatgaggTGTTGCTGCCAACACAGTGGGTACAGAAAACATGGgagttattattataaattaggGGTTAAGAGGTTGGGTTCTAGTCAGCCAGCCCTGGGCTCGAGAtccagttctgccacttcctagctgtgtgaccttaggcaagccaACCCACATTTCTCATCAATGAGCCTCAATTTATTTaccagtaaaatggaaataataaataacaatagctGCTACTCTATAAGCTGTTCTGAGGTTCACAGAAGATGAGTGTAAGTCACTCATCTGGCACATACCAAGATCTCAAAAAATGTTACTTATTGTTGTCATAGGTTGGTCCTACCCACCCTACTACTCCGCACTGTCTTCTTTGCACCCCTGTTTGCCGGCTCTGATCTGCTAAAGCTGGAGCTCCCTCCCAAGGGCATGGCAGTGCACAGGACAAGGCTTAGCACGGACTTAGCACCTAGACTTTGCCTGTGCATTTGGAGACCTCCTCTCCAGCTTCCCCCAGGACAGGAGAGCAGGGAGACTCCACCTGGGGTAGCCTCAGGGGCTCAGAATCTGAGATGGCAACTggggtcccctcccccacacagacGCTTATAATCAGAGCAGACGCAGAcacacccagccctgccctggccccagaTCAAGGCAGGTTTGAGCCTGAGTCGCCCCACCCTGGTTgtagggggcggggggtgcctaGGGAGGAGGGCTCTGTACATCAAGAAATGTGGGCAGGCCTCACCCACCATCTCCTCCTcttgcagggagggagggcaccTGAGAACCAAAATCAGAGCCCCTGGCTCCAGCCCAACTCCCAGGCTGGTTCCCCTTCTTCTGCCCTCTTTTAAGGCACTGGAATGCTTTCAACCAGTTGTACATGCACACGTACTGCTCCCACCTACCACCCAGGGTCTTGGAACTGGGGTAAGGGGGTTGGGGGTTATGGAGGAATGCCAAAGCCGGGGTGTGCAGGTGAGGTGCTCTTGGGAGGCCTTCTCTAATTTGTCCACGGAATGCCCTCTCCCAGCCCACACTCCCTGGGCGTGGATGGCTGGTGTCACCTTTTGGAGCCAACCCCTGGTGGCTGAGTGTGGCAGccgccctccctgctctgctgctGTCTATCCTCATCTTCATGGACCAGCAGATCACAGCGGTCATCCTCAACCGTGCCGAATATAAACTGCGGGTAAGACCTGCTGGGTAGGACCAGAGGCCCCTAGACCAAGGTACAGAAACTCCAGGGTGGGGTCCaggccctccctctcccactccaaaGGACAGAGAGCCCAGATCTGGCTTAGTTTCATCCTCGATGCTCCACCACTACCTGCAGAAGGGAGCTGGCTTCCACCTGGACCTCTTCTGTGTGGCTGTGCTGCTGCTGCTCACTTCAGTGCTTGGGCTGCCCTGGTATGTCTCAGCCACAGTCATCTCCCTGGCCCATATGGACAGTCTTCGGAGAGAGAGCACAGCTTGTGTCCTGGGGGAACCCCGCAGCTTCCTGGGCATCAGGTGAGGCCAACACTGAGGAAGCCAGAGTGAGAGATCCATCCGTAAGGTGGTGTAGGGGAGTACAAGGCAGAGTGATTTGGACAGCTTAAATTCTAAGCCTCCAGAGGGCTCTCTCACTACTCCATAAGCACTGCAGTGGGGTGAATGGGTGGGTTCTGGGCTGAGATGGGCGTGTCAGGTCTCCCCTCTTCTTCTTGGCCATGGGTGTGGGAGGGCCCGTGGGAGGAGCCTCATGGACACAAAGGCCGAGGCGGCCAGGGCCAAGGGAGGGTGAGGTGCCACCTAACaaccccctcccccgtccccgcccccccccccccccccgcaaggtAGGAGTGCCTCACTGATGTTACAAAGTTACTGTgacaaaaacaattttctaaCCTGTTGGAAATAAATTCGTGGAAAGTTTGTGAAATCAACTTTGAAACTGTGAAATGAAAGTTTTTATGGCAGTGTAAAAATCGCTAACGttgcaccaaaataaaaaataaaaacaaagagcaacTATGAGCTTGAGCTGATGGAGAGGCCTGGAACATCCCAGCTCAAGTGCCCTGCCCCTTCCTTTCCACCAATTTTGCACATGATGCTAaggccccctccctgccaggctactattgggagggtgggggggaaaggGCTCTCTCCACTTCCCTCCTGCCAGTGCCTATAGTGGCGTCTGGTCAGCATCTCCAAGCCACGCACCCTGGGGGCTCTCCCAGCCCCTAGCTAACTCTTCCCTCACCCCACAGGGAGCAGAGGCTGACAGGCCTGGTGGTGTTCATCCTCACAGGAGCCTCCATCTTCCTGGCACCTGTACTGAAGGTACCTTTGTTAGGCTGGCATCAGGGGCAGggcagtaataataacaaatacagCAAGAACTGACACTGGCTAAATACTTACTGTGCACTAGACACCGTGTTAAGTTTTCTCCACACTTggtctcatttgatcctcacgtGAACCCTGAGAGACATTCATACTTCACCAATGAGCAAACTGAagcttgtttgttttgagagagagagagagagagagagagagagagagagagagagaatcttaagcaggctccacgcccagctcAGAGTGCAACGCAGGGCTGGATGCTGGATCTGACAagcgtgagatcacaacctgggtggaaatcaagagttggacgcttaaccaactaagccacccaggtgccccaaggaaactgaagtttaaagAGATTAAGTAGCTTACAAAAGGCCACCAAAAGAGCTAGTTTCTCAGATCTATCTGAGAATCCAAACTCTTATCTGGTGGGTTTTCTACCCAGTGGAGCCAGGTATGGGCACGCTACCATCCCCTATGGGCCAAGAGGTATGGCAGTCTTGCTCCAGCCTGCCAACAAACCTTAGACTAACAGTGTGATCATCACATCCCAGGAAAACCTTGAGACAAAACCCCTTCACTTCTCCCTTACCAGATGTTTATAGAACACCTGCCATGCGCAAGGCTCTGCTAGGCACTTGGGAGAagtggcagggaggaaggggagacagGAGTATTGAAAAGAGATATGGAGCCAAGCCCCTATCA belongs to Acinonyx jubatus isolate Ajub_Pintada_27869175 chromosome A1, VMU_Ajub_asm_v1.0, whole genome shotgun sequence and includes:
- the SLC4A9 gene encoding anion exchange protein 4 isoform X1; amino-acid sequence: MKLPGQEEFEVSSACENVPTGELENGPGSCPSPDGTSDTDRGDQGIPTDPLLFIQLNELLGWPQALEWRETGRWVLFEEKLEVGAGRWSVPHVPTLALPSLQKLRSLLAEGLVLLDCPAQSFLELVEQVTRVESLSPELRGQLQALLLQRPQHLIQPTGTRPCQGSAHPGEASHNEEAPLKEQRQNPLRRKLPQGAEAGAVLAGELGFLVRPLGAFVRLRDPVVLGPLTEVPLPSRFFCLLLGPSTLGRGYHEMGRAMAVLLSDRQFQWSVRRASSLHDLLAALDAFLEEVTVLPPGRWDPTARIAPPKCLPSQHKRLLSQLREVKGPSAQHGALAEDRHGHWPHVPSPELQWTGRLFGGLVQDVRRKALWYTSDFLDALHPQCFSAVLYIYLATITNAITFGGLLGEATDGAQGVLESFLGTAVAGAAFCLLAGQPLTILSSTGPVLVFERLLFSFSRDYSLDYLPFRLWVGIWVATFCLALVATEASVLVRYFTRFTEEGFCALISLIFIYDAVGKMLSLTSAYPIQSPGSPAYGCLCQYPDLGGNESQWKETEPKDRDDISSMDLGLVNASLLPPPECARRGGHPRGPGCHIVPDIAFFSVLLFLTSFLIATALKHVKTSRFFPSVVRKVLGDFSSVLAMLLGCGLDSFLGLATPKLMVPSEFKALECFQPVVHAHVLLPPTTQGLGTGPTLPGRGWLVSPFGANPWWLSVAAALPALLLSILIFMDQQITAVILNRAEYKLRKGAGFHLDLFCVAVLLLLTSVLGLPWYVSATVISLAHMDSLRRESTACVLGEPRSFLGIREQRLTGLVVFILTGASIFLAPVLKFIPMPVLYGIFLYMGVAAISSIQFTKRVQLLLMPAKHQPDLLLLRHVPLSRVHLFTAIQLACLGLLWIIKSTPAAIIFPLMLLGLVGVRKALEWVFSPQELLWLDELMPEKERNIPEKGLEPEYSLSGDTEDVSCRMGPLRRRGQEWGRPS
- the SLC4A9 gene encoding anion exchange protein 4 isoform X2, which gives rise to MKLPGQEEFEVSSACENVPTGELENGPGSCPSPDGTSDTDRGDQGIPTDPLLFIQLNELLGWPQALEWRETGRWVLFEEKLEVGAGRWSVPHVPTLALPSLQKLRSLLAEGLVLLDCPAQSFLELVEQVTRVESLSPELRGQLQALLLQRPQHLIQPTGTRPCQGSAHPGEASHNEEAPLKEQRQNPLRRKLPQGAEAGAVLAGELGFLVRPLGAFVRLRDPVVLGPLTEVPLPSRFFCLLLGPSTLGRGYHEMGRAMAVLLSDRQFQWSVRRASSLHDLLAALDAFLEEVTVLPPGRWDPTARIAPPKCLPSQHKRLLSQLREVKGPSAQHGALAEDRHGHWPHVPSPELQWTGRLFGGLVQDVRRKALWYTSDFLDALHPQCFSAVLYIYLATITNAITFGGLLGEATDGAQGVLESFLGTAVAGAAFCLLAGQPLTILSSTGPVLVFERLLFSFSRDYSLDYLPFRLWVGIWVATFCLALVATEASVLVRYFTRFTEEGFCALISLIFIYDAVGKMLSLTSAYPIQSPGSPAYGCLCQYPDLGGNESQWKETEPKDRDDISSMDLGLVNASLLPPPECARRGGHPRGPGCHIVPDIAFFSVLLFLTSFLIATALKHVKTSRFFPSVVRKVLGDFSSVLAMLLGCGLDSFLGLATPKLMVPSEFKALECFQPVVHAHVLLPPTTQGLGTGPTLPGRGWLVSPFGANPWWLSVAAALPALLLSILIFMDQQITAVILNRAEYKLRKGAGFHLDLFCVAVLLLLTSVLGLPWYVSATVISLAHMDSLRRESTACVLGEPRSFLGIREQRLTGLVVFILTGASIFLAPVLKFIPMPVLYGIFLYMGVAAISSIQFTKRVQLLLMPAKHQPDLLLLRHVPLSRVHLFTAIQLACLGLLWIIKSTPAAIIFPLMLLGLVGVRKALEWVFSPQELLWLDELMPEKERNIPEKGLEPEYSLSGDTEDSELMYQPRAPEINISVN